Part of the Antennarius striatus isolate MH-2024 chromosome 6, ASM4005453v1, whole genome shotgun sequence genome, TTTTACTTCATACACAGCGACCTTACAGTTGCAACCCCAAAGAAAACCAAATCATGACCCCGCCCTAAACAATCTGTAGATTAGCCTAGGTCTTTGAATGAGATGCCACCAAAAACACAAGTGCAATGAACAATGTGTTGAAGAGTATTTTTGTACCAGTTGatcccatttaaaaaaaacaaaaacaaaaagaaaaaaaaaccctgaacgGAAATCGAAAAATCGTTGGGACTGAATTCTgtagtgttttattgtgtttgataTCAAGCAGAAAAGATAAATTGGAACACTAATTTGTCTTTGAGCAGCAGCACGTGGCTCACAGGCGTGATGTTTTAACGTGCTTGCTGATGACTGTTGACCCTGTGATAAGAAAAGAGATGTATTAACTTGAAAAGATGAATGGTAGTAAGTTTCTGTTCGGACACAGTAGTAGATGTGTTTAATGAATGTTGCTATAAGTATGAAGTCAAAAAAGCTGCTATTTGAAGTCCTGTCCTGACCCTATTTAAACTTGCCCCCCCAGCCTTCTTGCAATCTATGAGGTGATGTTGGTAAAGTCAAACAATCCAAGTTCTCATTCCACCCAAGGTGCCAAGGATGCTAAAGACTGTGTGCTTAAAAGATACATTTACtgcaagacatttaaaaaatgcttttgatGTACCTtgcatttctttgtctttttttgctgATTGGTGAATACATGACCTACAGATTTTTATCAACTTTATCAAACATCGTAGCATGTCAACATAATCACCCACCCATCGGAATCAAAGAACGAGCTTTTGTGAAGCCTCCACTTTGCACCAATCATGCAAGGTGAAGATATTTTCAACAGACACCAGTTGCTCTATCAAAATTTGCCTTTTTTTCACTGACTTGAAAAACTTACTGTAGTCACAACTGTTATTATTGGTCTCCAGCCACTGAATGCAACAGGGATATTATGTTGTTTGAGGAATGTTATGCTGTCTGTCGAATGACAGGAATTGAAATCAAAATAAGTTATGAAATGAATCAAGCATCAATGAATGACAGTATTGACAGTCAAAGTGAATCTGTTGGGGAGGGAAGCAGAAGTATTTTACATAAGATTAATGACAGGAGAACAAATGACGTGCTCTGATGTCCAGACATGCTCCAGTCTTGTGTCCAAATCCCTCGGATCACCTGGTAGACTATGAATTGTGGGAAGGATGAACCTTTAAGATATTTTACCAGATTATATAAATTTAGTTTTAATGAATAACTTTCATCTAAAGTGGCTTAAAGGCAACAGGGTTGAAAATCAAGTCATGTGACAGCCAAATAGCACGACCCTAAACCTCTCGATTATGGGATGGTCATTCTCATTACTCgaacaaaaaaagtaatgtaaaaaacaagacCCCCTACTCCCCCAAACGCACTCGCATTCCCCACAATTTCGACACATAAAAGCAAAGACttgcacacagatacacaggtTCACTCAGTGGTGCAGATACAGAGAGCTAGTAAAGCCATTGCACTCAGTTTGCTACTTCTGGTTCAGTAACGGTGTTAGAGTTCAGTACTGACAGTCTTGCGATCACAGTTGCAGGCCCCATTCTTACATCTTAATAAATGTGCCTTTTGATTTGAGTAATCAATAACTTATGATTTCTAAGTAACTCTGTGTTAAGTACTATTTAATTTTTGGGTTATTGATTTCTGCCAATgtgcatatttttaaatgtacgtATTTATTAGTTTCAAAGTAATTAATGAGGTATtacctgtttatttgtttattgagATATTTATtctgattctttatttttttgagacagGTTTTTATCTTCCGTGCTGTCTTACTTCTAACTTTGTGCCAATGTGCTGCTTTGAGGTGTTACATATCGTGGGTTTGTATCATTATTAAACCCTCACTCTATATTTTAAAACAGTGTCTACTTCTCTCTCATGTGTGGATGTCATTGACTCAGAGCTTTTTCACAAACACTGCATTCAACTTGCGTTCTGAAATCGTTCCATCATATTATCAAAGGAACTTGAAAAAAGATCTACATATATAGACAGTATGTTCCTAGAAACCATTCTTTGAATCAGCTGACATGACTTTGGAACAGTAGTTTTTACAGAAAGCAGCAGCAAGTACATCCATCgaccattaaataaaaaacaaacaaacggagGGAAACCAATGACACAAATGTTACGTTAAAGAAGCAACTTTATTTGACAAATTGTTCTATAAAGTGTTGTACTGTAGTCCGAATAGAGTTCTTCTAATTCAGATGCTCTGTTACATTACTGGGTGGAATACATGTGCTGTCTTTTATGTTTGAGGATCTCAGTGGAGGTGAGGGTCAGGTCTTCATTACAGATGTCACAGTGATAAACCCTGGTAAGACTGGACACTGAGGAACAGCCTGCCTTTCCACTCTCTGCCTctggaaacataaaacatgtctCTATTAGTCTCAAGCTTTCAAAATTATCAGCATGCAGCATCACATCAGCAGATGAATGTGTTCTAACAACTAGGATAAATATCGACATTAAAATTCCTGACCTTCCTCCGTGTGCTGCTGTTCTCCAGGTGGCCTGCAGGTGGCCTCGTGCCGCATACGTTCCAATGGAGTTACAGGCAGGTAGAGGTCACAGTTAGGACAGCTCCAAAAAGTACGTAAACACTCACTGTAGAGGTCCTTTGAGTCCTGCAAAATAATCACAGTGGACGCATCAGAGCAGACAACGCTTAATATTTTCGTCAAGTGtaataatttgtttatttcctattagggggcggcagtggctcagtggtaaagcaggcggtagagcaggtcgtcctatgatttaagatcggcggttcgattcccgctcccgcccccccaaaaatacccggaggtgagctgacagtgggaggtgtcaactcatctccggagcactgccgaggcacccttgagcaaggtgccgtcccctttacaaaattgctcatttgaggcgcatcaagaaggagctgcctgccactctacctcccctgcatgcctacaggcccccttgtgtgtgtgtgtgtgatacaggggcctgtactcacaaacatatgtgtatgcatgcgtttgtaatcagtagctagagtgtgccttcttaatttcccttcggggatcaaaccagtatataaaattaaaaaaaaaaaaaaaattagatgtgTTTGTGACAATTTTACAATTCCAGTTGTTATCCAACTCTTTAAAAAGTGTTGTTAGAGAATCAGTAAACTAATTCTGCAGTGATTAAATGTCTACTTTAATGTCTTCGTGCTCCTGCTTTACTTCATATATTTCAATGACTTAAAACACCGACGCTGATCTGCTGAAGCTGAAGCAAGTCCTTAATGCTCTGTTTGGTTGTTAGGGCAACACAAACCTCCAAAGTACAGAACCTTAACTTTCTGACATACAATCGTAATGGCGATTGTTCATCTAAATGACAAAAGCTACATGTAATCTGTGATGATGTCTGTGTTGGTGGAAACAACAACTGTGGTATCTTAGAACATTTCGAAAATAAGATTCGTCACTGGGATCCTCTTGAAAGACAAGGAAATGTAGCTTTTCTTATATTGAAGGCAGAACAAAACATTAGTTTGAAACTTGGCGATGCATTTAATATACGACAATCTTGTTGcaggtgaaatatttatttttcacttctttGAAACTATCAAAAAGTATGTTTCAGTTTGACTCACAGCCAGACAGTTGTAGGTGAAGAAGCTGGTGACCCGAAGGCCTCCTTTAATCGGGTCCAGCTTGACTTCAGCTCCCGGGAGCAGCGGGTTTACATCTAGAGACAGTTCAGACTCAGGCTGAGGACCGATGTACAGGTTCTGTGACTGGAGCGCTGTGAGCCGGCGTAGGCTGTAGCTGACCTGAACGTTAGAATACATTAATGAGATAGTGGAAAGTTGAATGACAGAGAAAACCTTTGCAAAACAGAATTAAACAACAATCCAAAAAGACAATTGGTATTCtttatgttgtattttatttatcttaattttttttattttcaaacttagtattttacattttcaaaagttattttatataaaataatgatcttccatcattttctttctcagtGAAATTTGCTCTTGCACTGAGCTTTATTTACCTTCATAGCGACATAtggataaaaaaattaaaatttgatctAGACTTCATCAATCagtaaatcataaaaaaacCATACCCACTACCTCAGATAACTgttcaaaaactatttttaaacgATATGAAATAATTTGTATTATTTGCATGGTAAGTTCTACAATATGTCTAtgagctttttgtttgtttgattgcatTCTGGTACCAGGGGCGGGTCAGAGCTGCGTCTCTACCTCAGTGTAGATCAGGTAGCGGACGAGGCCTTCACTCAGCTTTTCCATGACTTTACGGGACACTCCCTGGACTGCCAATTCTCCTATTGTCCCATTCCCCAGCTGGGCTAACAGGAGCCGCTCCCACTCAGTTCTCAGGGTAAGAGCTGTGGAGAGAACCTTCAGAGCCTCTTCTGGCTCCttgagctccagctccagccagCCATCCACCACCAAACGAGTACAGTCAGCGTTACTGTCCACAGAGTTTGCGACCAGCAGCAAAgtctatagatagatagatagatatagatatactttatttatcccaaactgggaaatttaggtgTCACAGTAGCAGCAGAATtgttacagaaaatatacagaaaacaTGCATTAAGGAAAAATAAGACAGTTaaaggtaataataataataataataataataataataataataatgataacagaaaagatatattaacaatattaacactaataacactaataatagtaatactaaTAACAACACTAACAGCAGTACCCAAGCATGGTAGGCCTTTCGTCAtaggtaaataaataagtgtggcactCAGTGGTCATACACAGGACATAGTGAAGCCATACCaaaacatcagactggtggtGGGACTCTGACTGATATTtcagagctgttgtacagcgcaatggcttgtggcaggaataAGATCACACGCagattcacagagaattaaaatgGATGTGATGAGTCAGCGACAATTATAGATGAAGAGACAAGGTCCACAGTTATAATGGAATTTGATGTAGTTGGCTTCTTGATAAACTTTAGATtttacatgattaaaaaaaatgcagaaatctCTACTTGttatcaaaacattttataactGAAAGCTCACAAAATAAATTTCCGGAAGGAATCATTGTCAAATTTCCATGTTACATTATcacacaaatgaatgaatgattaagtATTACATGCATAAAATTaatcgcgcccggagtttcccccaagTCATGCCCCTactcagctgggacaggctccagctccccacgacaACGGATGAAGCagtatgaagatgaatgaatgaatgaatgaatatggcAAAACTAAATACATcagtcaggaaaaaaatcagtatCATCTTTCCTGAAGACTCAGTCAAAAGTGAATTGCTAGTGAATCTGACTCTAAAGTCTTAGATTTTAAATAATCAGAACAACACAGGTTTACCATAACTATGTGAGGTTGCTTTAACACAATATTAACTTTTAATAAAGTTAAATcaagagaattaaaaaaatatcaatttagTTTTCAGTGGAAACAGGAGTGTCCCACATCTGGTACTAACTTGTAATGCAGGAACGCGCACACAGTTGGTCAAATATGGCTTGTTGGTCTCCAACAGAGTGACAAAAGCCAGAAGCTGGTGTTTGCTGCTGTCCCTGTTATCAGGACCTTCAGacaggaaaacaagaaaaagaaggagagacTGATGAGATATCTTACAAATGAGAGGAAtagaaatgagaaataaaaagacactGTTTGAGTTAAGAGGCAAAGGAATAGATATGACATGAATATTACTTCCAATAATATACAAATTCTACTATCACTGCTGTTTGATGCAGATGTAGCTGGAAGAAATATTGTCTttgcagcaagaaaaaaaaaagtttttcttaaaCTGGCCTGAATTTCAGAAACAGCATTACAAATGAGTAAAAGCAGTGCAGCAGATATTGTTTTTTCTAAACATAGAAGGAACCCCAACAAGTTATGGTAAGTGAATAGTTTACTGTCAAGGCCTGTTTtccaatgtgtgttttgttgtcatgacCCATTAATGTAAACCAATGAGGACTTTATACTCCATGTCAGGACCTCGCTTGTTGTCTCACCCTCTGTCAAGACTATTTGTGACTCACAGTAGGTTTGAAATGGTCATTAAGTTTGGATTATTCAGTAAGGTAAATAGCATTGACAACAAGGAGTAATAAGTTGGAGTATTTCACTAACTAAATAAGTCATGTTGCTCAAAAAATTGAAAGGTCGGAATTAGGGGACTGGTTTTGCAATGGCTGAAGAGTTACATTGAAAAAAGACGACAGTTTGTACAAATAGGTGATTATACTTACAGTAAATCTACATTGTTGGATTGAACTTCTGGGGTCCCACAGGGGACAGCGGTAGGTTCCAAACTTTTCTCTTATacactactgtatatatgaataATATTTGCCAAGTGTCACTAGTAACATATCTGATTCACTGTGTGGAAGTTTGCAGTAACATATAAAAGCAACATAGATAAATCAATCACAATCATTAACAATGCAGGGTTAGGGATGGCATGAACAAgctatttttcataaaaattaaaattctggGACCTGGTtacatataaaaatgaaaaaaatatgcttAAAGCAAGGAACAAGCTGGGATTATAATTTGACAGAAGGACTTAATTTTAAAAACCTGTTGGTACCACAAAGAGTACCTGTATGTATTTATCAGAGTGTGGGGTGCATCCATGGAATGGGTTGAATGGTGAGTTAAAATATAACATGAACACATTATTGGTGGGTTATAGTGGAGGTTGGATTGACTATGTTTGGTCTTTGAGGAACACAGTTGTATAAATTAACCTGGACTGTAAATAAATGTGGCAAAAATGACGCGTTTATATGTAATTGTAAAAACGATCTGAGACAGGGGTAGGGACAAAAACGTTTAATACTTCTACCAACTTCTGTTCAGACTGTTACTTTGTTTACTTGTATGTCTTCTTTTATCTGTACTTTATATTCAAAGCAacctaatttaaataaaaatgaaggtaATTAAATGAAGTCTACACATAATACATTGATAGAGGTTTGAACCTGCAtctctgttgtcattttcaGGCACTTGTAGAACCTCTGGGTCACTGGCAAACACGCTGGTCGGGTGGATCACCACTCCCTGCTTATTCTTTGTGTGAAAAACCTACGGAACACAAATTCAGACCGTTTAAGTACAATATTTCATCGCAGATATTTTTGAGACAGCCGGTTTACTGATATCGTGCCCCCGTCACGTGTGTGTCTAAACATTCCAACCTGGTCAGAGTCTTTGCGCGTGGTGTTGTGTTCATCAGGCAGTGCTAGTTGAGGGTAGAGTCCTCTGCAAATCAGAAGCTTGAGCAAAGCCTGCTGGCGGTGGGACAAGTCCTTACTGACAGTGACCATGTCCTGCAGCTCTGTCATGTTGTGACGCAACTTGAACTTCACGTCCTGTTGTAAAGTGAAGAGAATCATGATCTGTGTTGAGCGTACATGATAACACAAAGATTACCTGAGTTCACCTGTATGTCCACGTTTTGTCCTGATTCCTTCTTGTCCCTCTTGCCTCGACCTGCTTCCTCTGTATCTGATCCTGATGAGAACTCTCCATCCTGACATTCGCTCAGCTTCAGGATTTTACGTTTGCTGCTCTCCTGCTGCTCATGAGATCTCTTCAGCTGATACAGCTTCTTCCTCTCTGTTAGCTTCTCCCTTCGCTTTTCGCGGTCATCACCAGTAGTACTTTGCACAGACTCAAGCAGGCCGTGGCTCTTCAGCAAGTCCTGTTAACCAGACCAAGCACATATCATCAGTGTTTAACCATAAAAGAAAGTACTGTTAAATTCTGTGAACTGCTGCATTAGCATCCTGCCTTGAACTGTCTACGCAGGTTGACCATCTCATAAAGTCGCTGCTCCTccaggcctctcctcctgcaccACTTCCTGGAGCCACCACCCCTCTCCCCCTTTGTCTGTTGGTCAAAGTGGAACAACTTTATGTTCATGACAAACATTTTATGTCCTAACAGTTACAGTGTTGACTCTGTTTATATTAAATAGTCAGTGTCACACGATGTTGTCTTACTGACCTGCACCCAGGCATTGAAGGTGTTCAGCAGAGTGAAGGGGTCTCCCTGGTTGCTTTGTAGGGGCTGACAGGCAGTGGCACAGTCGGGGTTCTGCTGTGAACTGCGAAGAAAAGGTGACTGAACGCTAAGGGCTGCTGCCACCGTCAGGACAGGCTCCACCAAGTTAAACAAGGAGCCCAACACCAACAGCTTCCctaaaagaacacaaacacacacttacctAAATCCAGCTTCTGCTTCACGCTAACACCACATATGGTTCTACAAAAGTACTTCAAGTGAACGACACCAAGCATGAAATTACACTTTTTGAAGATAAATTTACCATTTAGCATTTATTTGTGCTCTATTGTCACTTTCATGgaaaagaaagattaaaaaaattactatAAAAGATTTTTATGGAAAGGATCTGTGACATACAAATAGATGAACAATCAGATGGACACCATACCTTTACCCTCTCCTCAATTTGTGTATAGTACAGGATGAAAATGGCAAATATGACAACTTAAAAGATGCGCTTGCGTAGGAAATCTTACCGATGACCACATCCACAGGCAGCTGCGCCAGCAAACTACCAATAGAGGTCAATTCACTGTGATGGTCAAGTGCTCCCTGCTCTTTCAGATACGTAACCGCTGTCTGAATACTAGCAGCTGGGGGAGGATCAATGAAGACAAAAGACAGAGGATCTCCGAGGCACATACTTTTCATCTGCAAGAACAAGGTGGCATAAATACAGCTTAATCCAAATACAGAAATTGGCATAGCTCGTCTAGTTTTCTGTAGGATGTTGTTACCTGGAGAATGAGGGAGTCTAGAGCCACTCTGTGGATTTCAGGAACAGGATAAGGTGCAAAGGCATCATAATCAGACTCAGCGTACAGGCGGTAGCACACTCCTGGACCCGTACGACCGGCTCGGCCCTTCCTCTGCTCAGAACTGGCGCGGCTGATCCAGAACTCCTGCAGACGTTGCATCTTGGCCTTAGGATCAAAACTCATTTCCTTTACctttcctaaaaaaaacaaaaagcaatgcCATCAATTTATTTTGCTACATCTGTGCTATATTTCTAGTCTTTCTTCATTATATTCTTTTTATAGTTGTATGAAAACCTACAAAAATTTCAGCAAGGgagattttgtatttttcaagcAATGAGGatttaaattagatttattttggGATTTTACCTGCAGAAAATTAGAGTTGTCAAAATGGAATAATTAGTAGTcagagaatatttttaaaatgtaatttccacAGCTATAAATGCAAAACGAGTTTCATACCTGAGTCGACAACGAAGCGCACCCCATCTATTGTAACTGAAGTCTCAGCAATATTGGTAGAGATGATGCACTTTCTCACCCCAGCAGGAGCAATGTCAAACACCTGAAGAATAGCATGAGGAgagacatgaaaacaaagactGAGTAAACATGAAATTCTATGTGTAAACTAATCCAAATGACGGTGACTGTGCCTTGTCCTGCTGGGCGATTGAGAGGGTGCTGTGCAGTGGTAAGACTATCCAACGACGTGTATGTGTGGCATAAATCTGACAGGCTTCTTGGATGGTGGAAATCTCTGCCAGaccactgaggaagaggagcaggtcGCCACGCTCTTCAGGAGGGTAACGCTGATCGATGCCTTGCAAGATGCGAAGGTATGGTCTGGGATCAAGTTTCTCAGAGCGCGAGGACTGCTCCTCAGATGGAATGGGTTGATATATCACCTAAGTACAGGAAAGAGTAATAGTAAGATATAGataaatttataaaatataaaagcaaattCTAAAAGTCCCCATAgatagaaaatgtttgttttgaacaTGATAATaaatactgatttaaaaaaaaaacaaaacagattgcAAATTGTAATTACAGATGAACTACTTAAAACACAAGAACTCACTAAACTAATAAACAGAATTATTGTTGCACCTTGATTTGAAAGATTTTGccattgtttcttttatttattaaacacattaaacactgTCTTTCAAAAGTAAAGTTAGCAGTTCCACTATATTGCCAGAAAAATCAACTCCTTCTAGTGAGATATATATTTGTGATGCCCTCTGCTCACCTGTATGGGAAACAGTCTGCCTGGCACCTGCAGCACAGGAGCACTACTGAAATACTCGGAGAAAAGTTTGATGTTGATGGTGGCTGACATGAGTATGAGTCGAAGATCTGTTCTCTCAGCCACCAGAGAGCGGAGGACACCAAGAAGGAAGTCACAGTGGAGGTGTCTCTCGTGGACCTCGTCAACAATCACCACCTGATACTGAGCCAAGCTCCTGTCCTGCTGAATATGTCGCAGCAGCAGCCCCTCAGTCAGGAACAACAGTTTTGTGGCCGTGGTGCGAGTGGTCTCAAAACGAATCTGGTGCCCCACCTGCAAAACATACCAGCGATGTACTTTcaatatatttgtttgtgtagATGATCTTCACTGCTGCTATGTGTTAGAAAGAGTATGGCTACTGCAAGAAGATGGACTTCATTTGACTGCTCACGACAAACCTTTGAGCCAAACTGATTGAGACTCTCAAAGCTGACCCTCTTTGCAAGGGATATACAGGCAATACGTCGAGGCTGAGTGCAGGCGATGTGGCTGAAGCCAGCCGAAAGAAGATACTGAGGTACTTGA contains:
- the dhx34 gene encoding probable ATP-dependent RNA helicase DHX34, yielding MESDRRRDSRSWDWDSPQCRAQMDEIFFRPHDYIQAGSLEHREFWVFFDRFQRFKTKREMSGSGTSRKDDVEEGRHRRKAGVAKVHLDLPEEYDARYRINVSVCTGDVEARLGKSEHRSTKRTSGPCGQEVLDCRLALLHFLDFSQRQSFGKLAKLRREQKNLPIYQYRERIVQLVRLHPVVVVAGDTGCGKSTQVPQYLLSAGFSHIACTQPRRIACISLAKRVSFESLNQFGSKVGHQIRFETTRTTATKLLFLTEGLLLRHIQQDRSLAQYQVVIVDEVHERHLHCDFLLGVLRSLVAERTDLRLILMSATINIKLFSEYFSSAPVLQVPGRLFPIQVIYQPIPSEEQSSRSEKLDPRPYLRILQGIDQRYPPEERGDLLLFLSGLAEISTIQEACQIYATHTRRWIVLPLHSTLSIAQQDKVFDIAPAGVRKCIISTNIAETSVTIDGVRFVVDSGKVKEMSFDPKAKMQRLQEFWISRASSEQRKGRAGRTGPGVCYRLYAESDYDAFAPYPVPEIHRVALDSLILQMKSMCLGDPLSFVFIDPPPAASIQTAVTYLKEQGALDHHSELTSIGSLLAQLPVDVVIGKLLVLGSLFNLVEPVLTVAAALSVQSPFLRSSQQNPDCATACQPLQSNQGDPFTLLNTFNAWVQTKGERGGGSRKWCRRRGLEEQRLYEMVNLRRQFKDLLKSHGLLESVQSTTGDDREKRREKLTERKKLYQLKRSHEQQESSKRKILKLSECQDGEFSSGSDTEEAGRGKRDKKESGQNVDIQDVKFKLRHNMTELQDMVTVSKDLSHRQQALLKLLICRGLYPQLALPDEHNTTRKDSDQVFHTKNKQGVVIHPTSVFASDPEVLQVPENDNRDAGPDNRDSSKHQLLAFVTLLETNKPYLTNCVRVPALQTLLLVANSVDSNADCTRLVVDGWLELELKEPEEALKVLSTALTLRTEWERLLLAQLGNGTIGELAVQGVSRKVMEKLSEGLVRYLIYTEVSYSLRRLTALQSQNLYIGPQPESELSLDVNPLLPGAEVKLDPIKGGLRVTSFFTYNCLADSKDLYSECLRTFWSCPNCDLYLPVTPLERMRHEATCRPPGEQQHTEEEAESGKAGCSSVSSLTRVYHCDICNEDLTLTSTEILKHKRQHMYSTQ